The Chitinibacter bivalviorum genomic interval TTTATCTGTCAGCGTTTGCGCGGGTGCGACGGTGATCGAGTCACCGGTATGCACGCCCATTGGGTCCAGATTTTCGATCGAGCACACGATAATACAGTTGTCGTTGCGGTCACGCACGACTTCCATTTCGTACTCTTTCCAGCCCAGCAGAGACTCTTCAATCAGCAATTCTTTGGTAGGCGACAAGTCCAAACCGCGAGTACAGATTTCGATGAATTCCTGCATATTGTAGGCAATACCACCGCCCGAGCCACCCATCGTGAACGATGGACGAATAATCGTTGGGAAGCCCACTTGAGACTGCACCGCCAGCGATTCTTCCAGGCTGTGCGCAATGCCAGATCGCGCCGAACCCAAGCCGATTTTATCCATCGCCGCTTTAAATTTCTGACGATCTTCCGCTTTGTCGATCGCTTCTGGTGTTGCGCCGATCAGCTCAACTTTATATTTGTCGAGCACGCCATTGCGCCACAGATCCAGCGCGCAATTGAGTGCAGTCTGGCCACCCATGGTTGGCAAGATGGCATCTGGACGCTCTTTTGCGATAATTTTTTCGACGACTTGCCAAGTAATGGGCTCGACATAAGTGACGTCAGCCATATTGGGGTCAGTCATGATGGTGGCAGGATTGCTGTTCACCAGAATAACTTTGTAACCCTCTTCACGCAGCGCTTTACACGCTTGCGCGCCAGAGTAGTCAAACTCGCAGGCCTGGCCAATCACAATCGGGCCAGCACCAATAATCAGAATGCTTTTTAAGTCGGTACGTTTCGGCATGCTGATAACCTCTTACTTGCGCTCAGACATGCTGGCGATGAATTTGTCGAACAAATAGGCCACATCATGTGGACCAGGGCTCGCTTCAGGGTGACCTTGGAACGAGAAAGCTGGCTTATCCGTCAGCGCAATCCCTTGTACTGTGCCGTCAAACAATGAGCGATGAGTCACGCGTACATTGGCTGGCAAGCTGGTTTCATCCACTTGGAAGCCGTGATTTTGGCTGGTGATCATCACGTGCTTGGTATCCAGATCTTGCACTGGATGATTTGCACCATGGTGACCAAATTTCATTTTGCTGGTTTTACCGCCAGCAGCCAGACCCAATAATTGGTGACCCAAACAGATGCCGAAAATTGGCAAACTGGTCGCCAGCAATTCCTGAATCGCCTTGATCGCGTAATCACATGGCTCAGGATCACCAGGGCCGTTCGACAAGAACACGCCATCGGGATTGAGCGCCAACACATCAGCCGCTGGCGTTTGCGCAGGCACTACGGTCAATTTACAGCCACGCTCAGCGAGCATGCGCAGGATGTTGTGTTTCACGCCAAAGTCGTACGCCACAACGTGGAATTTTGGATTGCTTTGCACGGTGTAACCGACGCCCAGTTTCCACTCGGCCGTAGTCCACTCGAATGATTTCTCGCAAGACACAACTTTGGCCAAATCTTGGCCAGCCATCGAACCGAATGATTTGGCTTTCTCAATCGCTGCGGCTGCGTCGATATTGTCGCCCGTCACGATGCAACCAGGCTGAGCGCCTTTTTCGCGCAAAATGCGAGTCAGTTTACGGGTATCGATATCCGCAATAGCCACAACACCGTTTTGCTTGAGATACTCCCCCAAGCTCATCGTTGAGCGGAAGTTAGAATGCAGCAAAGGCAGATCACGAATGATCAGACCTTCAGCAAAAACACCGCGGCTTTCAGCATCTTCGGCATTCACGCCGTAGTTACCGATGTGCGGGTAGGTCAATGTGACGATTTGCTTGGTATACGAAGGATCCGTAAGAATTTCTTGGTAACCCGTCATAGAAGTGTTAAATACCACTTCACCGAGAGTTTCACCGTCTGCGCCGATGGAAATACCGTGGAACAGGGTGCCGTCGGCAAGCGCTAACAGTGCTTGAGTTGGGGCTGGAGTGGGGGCTGGTGTGGACACTAGGCGGCTCCAGGGCATTGCGCCCGATAAGTCAAAATCCGTGGGGTAGGCGTAGAAAAACGGGATTAGGTTGCCCCACCCCGTTTCACGCATACAAAATTGGCCGAATTTTACCCTAAAAGCCCTTCCCCATCAATGCCAAACCCTGCACAAGTCAGCAGAAAGATAAGGAATTACAAGAGGCTTTCGACCTCTTGAGCCAATTCTTCGGGCTTGGTCATCGAGCTGTGACGTGACACCACCCTTCCCTCGCGATCTATCAAAAACTTGGTAAAGTTCCATTTGATATTTTCCGTTCCGAGAAAACCACTCTGTTGGCTTTTCAAATATTGATACAAAGGATGCGCCGCCTCGCCATTCACGTCAGTCTTAGCAAAGATCGGAAAGCTCACGCCATAGTTCAAGCTGCAAAATTCGGCAATTTCATCCTCAGAGCCACTCTCCTGGCTACCAAACTGATTGCAGGGAAAACCCAACACAACGAATCCTTGTGCTTGATATTGCAGATACAAAGATTGCAATCCAGCGTATTGCGGGGTAAAACCACAGCGGCTTGCCACATTCACCACTAAAATGACTTGCCCACGAAAATCGGCCATTGAAGCAGATTGTCCGTTAAGCAAGACCAAAGGAATATCGTAGAGCGTCGACATAAAGCCTCCTTGGCTTTAATTAATGATTGATTCTAACGCGCCAGCCTCATTATGAAACCAGCCAGCGGATACGCCTACGGCCCCAAAGCCAGCACCCAAGTTGCCATTGCCGCCGTCAGCAGCGCCATGGCACGCGGCGGCATCACGCACGCGGGCAAAGTTTTTTTATTCTTATCAACGCATTTTCAGCCCTTGATCGATGATTGCTTGCGCGCGATTGTGCAAATTAGCGGTAGCTTGGATATTGTTGGCGCCAGTGCAGCCGGCGTATTTACCGAACAAGACTGGTCACTCGACTCACCAGCTGCCGCTGCGCTCGTACTGCCGATCAACTTTCCGACACAACAGCGCAATTCGCATTTGGCGCTGGCCGCGCCCAATGCCGTCAATCAATTTTGGCTCAACGACGGCGCGATTAAATTTGGCGGCATTGCGGGCGACGCCACCGGACAAGGCCATTTCGCCCTCTGGCAAGCCGCACAACAACGCTTTAGTTATATCCAGATCCCACTGGAAGCCCGCAATATTATTGTTTCGGACGGTACACAAACCCTCAGCCCCGCTTTAACCATCACCGCCAGCCACGGCTTAACGCTAGAAACACTCGATCATCTCCCCGCCCTGAATACACTTGGTCCATTATTGGCCCGCTTTCCCAGCGAAACATTACTCGCCCAAATCAGCTCGAGCAATGAAGTCAACCCCAATCCGCTGTGGGTGCCCGTTATCGGTACCGACCTTCATCGTGGCTCGGTGATGTTGGCGCACGAACTGCCACTCGGCGCCGAATTACGCTGGGGGCATTTTGACGCGCATTCCGCCAGCAACGAACTGGCGCAGCAAATCATTCACAGCATTGCGGGCAAAGCGCAACCGCAATGGGCACTGGCATTTTCCAGCCATCGTCGCGCCATGGCGGGCGATGGGTTGAGCGAGCCCGATTGGAATGTGCTGCGCAAAACATTACCTGACGTGCCATTTGCCGGCTTTTATGGCAATGGGCAAATCATCCCTCTCGCCAAAATCAATCGAGTCGTCGACAATAGCGTTCTTCTGGCTTTATTTGATTGATTGAAAATGCTGTTTAGCCCTAGCCGCGATCAAGCGCGCCGTTTTTTCATTACCAGCTGGCAAAAACATCAGCAAGGCTTGCAACTGGCCGATCTGGAAGCAATCGTGATTGATGTGCTGATGGCGCACCCTGAATACCATCAGTATTTAAGCGAAGACTATATTGATCGCGACTGGCCGCCTGAGCACGGCGACAGTAATCCATTTCTGCACATCAGCCTGCATTTAGCGATTGCGGAACAACTTTCCATCGATCAGCCCGCCGGCGTGCGTCAACTTTATACGCAACTGCATACCCAGCACGGTGATGCGCACAAAGCTTTGCACGATATGCTCGAGTGCTTGGGCGAAATGATCTGGCAAGCGCAACGCAACAATACCGCACCCGATCCCGCTATTTATCTCAATGGCTTACGCGCCCGAGTTAAAATCAGCCGCTAAGATCAGGCAGGGTATATCGCCGAAAACAAGTCAATAATTCGTCTTGCACGACATACCCCCGATTTATTGGGCATGTTCAGATAAAGCCTTGATAACAAGAATCGTAGGGTGGGTTAGCCCCTTAGGGCGTAACCCACCGTGACGCGACATAAAGAAAAGCAGCGTAACGGTGGGTTACGGCTTAGCCTAACCCACCCTACGAATATCGTTTTTCGTAGTCAAACCAAGTTCTGTTCATATCAACACACAATCTGAACATGCCCGATTTATTTCTTCTGATCGCTCATCACTAGCGGGGTGAGCTCCCGCACTCGTACTTCGATACCGGATCGCAGATAAAAATCTTCACCCGGCTGGCGCAGCGCAAGTTGGAATTGCTCCAGCGCCATGGTGTACTCTTTCAGACGCGCATAATACTCACCCTGCATCTGGTACTGCAGCATGATTTTGCCTTGTTTGGCATATAACTTTGCTGAACGCAGATACAGTTGCGGATCACTCGCATACATCGACAAAGCATCGTCGATTTCATCCTGCGCCGCCTTATAATCGCCCGCCGCGATTTGCGCATCGATCAAACCATAGGTCAGCGCCCGACTCGCGGAAAAGCGTCGACTTGCTGCGGTCAGAATATTGACCGCCTCAGTATTCTTACCCTGCGCCAAGCGGATATTTCCCGCGAGATACTCCAATGCCGGATGTGATGTTTTCCCACCCTCGAAACTGGCTTTTGCTTTTTGCAACGCTTGCCAAGCAGACTCGTACTCACGATTCATATAATGCGCCAAAGCCAAGCCATAGCGCTGCGCCGCTTCGTTGGCGTAGCGTTTTTCGGCAATCATTTTCTGATAATAATTAATCGACTCACGCCCTTTCATCTGCAAAGTGCGACACTTTTCGCGCACAAACAGAAAATCTGCCGAATCAGGGACTTGCTTGTACGGCATTTGCCCCAGACGGCTTTGCGCTTCGGAAATACGCTTACTGGTTACGGGGTGAGTACGCAGAAATTCGGGCGCGTTATTTTCAACAATTCGATTGTAGTTTTGTAGCTTTTCAAAAAAAGTCGCCATGGCGGAAGGATCAAAACCCGATTGTTGCAGGGTTTGCATGCCAATCCGATCGGCCTCTTGCTCAAAGGAATAGGTGTAATCCAGCTGACGCCGCACCTGCACCGCCATGCCCCCAGAAATAATCGCCGCGGCAGCATCACCACGCCCTGCGCTTCCCGCCAAAATCGCCGCCGCAATAGCAGCCAGCGTGACCCAAGGCGCCGACTTCATCCCTTCCACCATCCGCGCCATATGGTGTTGCGTAACATGGGCAATCTCGTGCGCCAATACTCCAGCCACTTCGGATTCATGCTGAGCCTGCACAATCAAACCGGTATGCACACCGACGTAACCGCCCGGCATCGCAAACGCATTAATGCTGGGGTCCAGCAAAGGGAAAAAAGTAAATTGAGGCTCGGTCACCTCGGCAGCATAGGTGAGCTTAGCACCCAGCCAAGTGATATAGGCAATGATTTCGGGGTCATCCACCATTTCGCCACTGCGACGAATCTCGCGCATCGCCGTTTCGCCGATTTCGCGCTCTTGCTGCGGCGTCAGTCCCTCTTGCGAAGCATCACCCAGCTCGGGCAATCGTTCCGCCATCACCGGCTGCACCATCAGCACCGCAGCCATTGCGGCCGCAATTATTTTCATCCTCAATGGATATACCCCTAATGCGTATCTATGCAGAAACCAACACTACAAAAGCAGCCAAACCATTACCCCATAGCGGGCAATTTTACCAAGACTCAAATAAATCAATACCGCCAGCCAAGGCCAGCGCAACCAGCCCGCCAGCGCGCAGAGCGCATCCCCAACCACTGGCACCCATGACAATAAGAGGCTAATCGGCCCCAAGCGTTCGGCATGCCGTAAATAAGGAGTTAAGCGACTTTGCTTGGGCGGGGCAGGCACACGCCAACCCAACCAGGCCGTCATAGCACCGCCCATAATATTGCCGATCGACACCACCAACCACGCAGCCAACCATAGTTGCGGCTGGAAATGCAAAGCGGCGGCAAACACCGCCTCCGAATTACCCGGCAAAATCGTCGCCGAGCTAAATGCCGACAGCCACAGCCCTGCTAGCCAGCTCAATGTCGTCATTGATTAGGCAGCAAAGCCAAATGGTTCACCCGCGTGCGCACTGATTGCGGCGGCAAGATCGGCAAAAAACTCACCATCACCGCGAGTATTCACCCAACGATCGCCCTGCAAGCGATAGTGATAACCGCCCGACTTGGCCGCAATCCACAATTCCTGATTGGCCGAATGACGATTGACAATGACTTTGCTGCCGTCTTCAAACTCGATTTCCAGCACATTACCCGACAACAGCGGATCAACATCAAAATCGACCTCGTCCAGCGCAGCTTCAATCTGCGCAAAAATCGCATCGCTCTGATTCAAAAATTCAGATTCCGTCATTGCCCTACCCTGCCATGTTAAAATGCAATTTTGCCACTGTTACTACTTTTATGCGTGCGCTGATTGTATTTATCTTTGTTGCGATCTCTGCCACAGGCCTGCTCAGTGCATGTGGCTTTAAAGGTCCGCTGTATTTACCTAAACCCAAAGTCAGCCCACCCGCGGCAAGCTCAGCGGTAGCGAGCGCCACGACGAGTGCAGCCATTGCCAGTTCGACGCGCAAGGCGAGCCAGAGTTCGGCGGCCTCAGCAATTAGCAGCCAATAAAAAAGCGGCCAATGGCCGCTTTTTTATTGCAATCAATACCTTAGAAACGCTCTGGTAATTTTTGGATAATAATAATCTTTTTATTTTCCAAGCGAATATAACCGCCAAAGACCAGCTCTTTCAAAATACGGGCAATCATTTCACGCGACGAACCAACACGGTCGGCGATCGCTTGCTGGGTCAATGGCTGACTGACCATTTCCACGCCATCTTCGACAATCAGCATTGACTCAAACAAGGCGCGAACTCGACCATAGACATCGAGCAAAGCCAGGTTTTTCATCGTGGTCGATAAATGGCGCACCATCGCAGCCAAGTTTTGAACGACCAAGTCTTTCACATGCGGCTCACGTTCCATTGCTTCGCGGAATTCTTGCTTGCTGAACATTAAAAAGCTCGAATCTTCTTCGCATTGGCAAGACCAACCACGTGGCTCATTGTCGATCAGGGAAATTTCACCCACGGCATCACCGGGCTCAACCACCATAAATACAAATTCTTTGCCTTGATTATCGCTGGCAAAGCAGCGCGCACGACCTTCGATCAAGACATACATCGACTCAGCCGGATCGCCTTCGCGGAACACAAAAGTGCCCTTGGCCATATTGCGTTTTAAACCTGTCGCCAGAATGTATTCGAGCTGGTCATCAGGAAAACCTTGCAACAATGGAATCGACTTTAAAACTTCTATCATAGGCACACCTTTAATTTATGAATTAGGGCTCACAAGCAGCTTAAAAGCGCTCAGGTAATTTTTTTAATATCAGAATTTTACGGCGACCTGTTTGCACATACCCGCCAGAAACCAGCTCTTTCATCACTTTGGCGATCATTTCGCGCGATGCTCCGACACGATCGGCCAAATCTTGCTGTGTTAATTGATCATCAATCAACCAACCTTCATCTGTTTTCACCGCCAAACTCTCAAAGACATTGCGGACACGCCCGTACACATCTTTCAACGCTAAATCACTCACCACGGTGGTCAGGTGCTTAATCACCTCCACCGCTCGACGCAACATAGCGTCTTTCATCTGTGGATATGCGACGAGCAACTGCGCAAAATTGGCATTTGAAATCGCCAACACGACGCAATCCTCATCCGCCTCGGCCGATACTTGCCGCACTTCTTTTTTATCGGGATCAAATAAGGCCAAGTCGCCAAATGCAGCGCCAGGCTCCGCCAGGCCATAGACAAACTCGCGGCCAGAATCATTGCCATGAAATAACTTCAAGCTTCCCTCAATCAAGACATACAGATGCTCGATCGGCTCGCCCTCATTAAACAGCAATACGCCTTTCGCAATATTACGACGAATGGCAATCGCCTCAACCTGAGCCAACTCTTCAGTCGAGAGCGAAGAAAAGAGTTCGATACTGGCTAAAATTGATCGCATAGATTTCTCTTATCTAATAGCCTGATTTAGTGCTTCTTCGGTGCGGCGCTGGTAGCAGATGCCGCTGAACTAGCTGCAACCGATAAATCACTTAAACCTTCGCCCGACATTTCTGCAGGCGATAAAGTACCTGTTTTTAAATCAGGCGGCGGCGGAACAACATCGATTTTTTTGCTTTGCATGTACTCGTTCATTTCTTTCCAGCCCG includes:
- the cyaY gene encoding iron donor protein CyaY, whose amino-acid sequence is MTESEFLNQSDAIFAQIEAALDEVDFDVDPLLSGNVLEIEFEDGSKVIVNRHSANQELWIAAKSGGYHYRLQGDRWVNTRGDGEFFADLAAAISAHAGEPFGFAA
- a CDS encoding FIST C-terminal domain-containing protein — protein: MKPASGYAYGPKASTQVAIAAVSSAMARGGITHAGKVFLFLSTHFQPLIDDCLRAIVQISGSLDIVGASAAGVFTEQDWSLDSPAAAALVLPINFPTQQRNSHLALAAPNAVNQFWLNDGAIKFGGIAGDATGQGHFALWQAAQQRFSYIQIPLEARNIIVSDGTQTLSPALTITASHGLTLETLDHLPALNTLGPLLARFPSETLLAQISSSNEVNPNPLWVPVIGTDLHRGSVMLAHELPLGAELRWGHFDAHSASNELAQQIIHSIAGKAQPQWALAFSSHRRAMAGDGLSEPDWNVLRKTLPDVPFAGFYGNGQIIPLAKINRVVDNSVLLALFD
- a CDS encoding Crp/Fnr family transcriptional regulator — translated: MRSILASIELFSSLSTEELAQVEAIAIRRNIAKGVLLFNEGEPIEHLYVLIEGSLKLFHGNDSGREFVYGLAEPGAAFGDLALFDPDKKEVRQVSAEADEDCVVLAISNANFAQLLVAYPQMKDAMLRRAVEVIKHLTTVVSDLALKDVYGRVRNVFESLAVKTDEGWLIDDQLTQQDLADRVGASREMIAKVMKELVSGGYVQTGRRKILILKKLPERF
- a CDS encoding YqaA family protein — translated: MTTLSWLAGLWLSAFSSATILPGNSEAVFAAALHFQPQLWLAAWLVVSIGNIMGGAMTAWLGWRVPAPPKQSRLTPYLRHAERLGPISLLLSWVPVVGDALCALAGWLRWPWLAVLIYLSLGKIARYGVMVWLLL
- the carA gene encoding glutamine-hydrolyzing carbamoyl-phosphate synthase small subunit, producing MSTPAPTPAPTQALLALADGTLFHGISIGADGETLGEVVFNTSMTGYQEILTDPSYTKQIVTLTYPHIGNYGVNAEDAESRGVFAEGLIIRDLPLLHSNFRSTMSLGEYLKQNGVVAIADIDTRKLTRILREKGAQPGCIVTGDNIDAAAAIEKAKSFGSMAGQDLAKVVSCEKSFEWTTAEWKLGVGYTVQSNPKFHVVAYDFGVKHNILRMLAERGCKLTVVPAQTPAADVLALNPDGVFLSNGPGDPEPCDYAIKAIQELLATSLPIFGICLGHQLLGLAAGGKTSKMKFGHHGANHPVQDLDTKHVMITSQNHGFQVDETSLPANVRVTHRSLFDGTVQGIALTDKPAFSFQGHPEASPGPHDVAYLFDKFIASMSERK
- a CDS encoding Crp/Fnr family transcriptional regulator, whose product is MIEVLKSIPLLQGFPDDQLEYILATGLKRNMAKGTFVFREGDPAESMYVLIEGRARCFASDNQGKEFVFMVVEPGDAVGEISLIDNEPRGWSCQCEEDSSFLMFSKQEFREAMEREPHVKDLVVQNLAAMVRHLSTTMKNLALLDVYGRVRALFESMLIVEDGVEMVSQPLTQQAIADRVGSSREMIARILKELVFGGYIRLENKKIIIIQKLPERF
- a CDS encoding DUF1841 family protein, which encodes MLFSPSRDQARRFFITSWQKHQQGLQLADLEAIVIDVLMAHPEYHQYLSEDYIDRDWPPEHGDSNPFLHISLHLAIAEQLSIDQPAGVRQLYTQLHTQHGDAHKALHDMLECLGEMIWQAQRNNTAPDPAIYLNGLRARVKISR
- a CDS encoding glutathione peroxidase gives rise to the protein MSTLYDIPLVLLNGQSASMADFRGQVILVVNVASRCGFTPQYAGLQSLYLQYQAQGFVVLGFPCNQFGSQESGSEDEIAEFCSLNYGVSFPIFAKTDVNGEAAHPLYQYLKSQQSGFLGTENIKWNFTKFLIDREGRVVSRHSSMTKPEELAQEVESLL
- a CDS encoding M48 family metalloprotease is translated as MKIIAAAMAAVLMVQPVMAERLPELGDASQEGLTPQQEREIGETAMREIRRSGEMVDDPEIIAYITWLGAKLTYAAEVTEPQFTFFPLLDPSINAFAMPGGYVGVHTGLIVQAQHESEVAGVLAHEIAHVTQHHMARMVEGMKSAPWVTLAAIAAAILAGSAGRGDAAAAIISGGMAVQVRRQLDYTYSFEQEADRIGMQTLQQSGFDPSAMATFFEKLQNYNRIVENNAPEFLRTHPVTSKRISEAQSRLGQMPYKQVPDSADFLFVREKCRTLQMKGRESINYYQKMIAEKRYANEAAQRYGLALAHYMNREYESAWQALQKAKASFEGGKTSHPALEYLAGNIRLAQGKNTEAVNILTAASRRFSASRALTYGLIDAQIAAGDYKAAQDEIDDALSMYASDPQLYLRSAKLYAKQGKIMLQYQMQGEYYARLKEYTMALEQFQLALRQPGEDFYLRSGIEVRVRELTPLVMSDQKK
- the lptM gene encoding LPS translocon maturation chaperone LptM → MRALIVFIFVAISATGLLSACGFKGPLYLPKPKVSPPAASSAVASATTSAAIASSTRKASQSSAASAISSQ